The following are encoded in a window of Podospora pseudoanserina strain CBS 124.78 chromosome 6, whole genome shotgun sequence genomic DNA:
- a CDS encoding hypothetical protein (EggNog:ENOG503P7IN), whose amino-acid sequence MPALDAEQHLRFLLSCVKHASAGRVNFDAVSQELGIVSKAAAAKRYERLLKAHDLTPANVPKNGEASAAKTPTKRKRKDDPVPVKPETDESEEMPMMAKKKTAAAVKKGGKKGEDDLDDKNNGGGVKMSDIPEFSRHLLDGKKQEEGGEVEVGDADEVVYMGESFTGMNRGQQGVKNGGGGGEGGGEGDGNGWNFANQGFLLSQSRSPPVMMSSGRRGNLMGVRGVSDPSLTPVASLPRDMGFFSHHVLETPSSQGGVGGYDGSGSGSAASVAGGDVDLQRIYQEQFGGQGYEGWGN is encoded by the exons ATGCCTGCCCTCGACGCCGAGCAGCACCTCAGGTTCCTGTTGTCGTGCGTCAAGCACGCCTCAGCCGGTAGA gTCAACTTCGACGCCGTCTCCCAGGAGCTCGGTATCGTCTCCAAGGCTGCCGC cgCTAAACGCTACGAGCGCCTCCTCAAAGCGCACGACCTCACCCCCGCCAACGTCCCCAAGAACGGCGAAGCCAGCGCGgccaaaacccccaccaaGCGCAAGCGCAAGGACGACCCCGTCCCTGTCAAGCCCGAGACGGACGAGTCGGAGGAGATGCCgatgatggccaagaagaagactgctgctgccgtgAAGAAGGGCGGTAAAAAGGGTGAGGATGATCTTGACGATAAGAacaatggtggtggggtgaaGATGAGTGATATTCCCGAGTTCtctcgccatctccttgaCGGGAAGAaacaggaggagggtggtgaggtggaggtgggggatgcGGATGAGGTGGTGTATATGGGGGAGAGTTTTACTGGTATGAATAGGGGGCAGCAGGGGGTGaagaatggtggtggtggtggtgagggtggtggtgagggtgatggaaaCGGCTGGAATTTCGCTAACCAGGGTTTTTTGCTTTCACAGTCAAGATCTCCTccagtgatgatgagcagcgggaggagggggaattTGATGGGTGTGAGGGGGGTATCTGATCCTTCTTTGACGCCTGTTGCCTCTCTGCCTCGGGATATGGGGTTTTTTTCTCATCATGTTTTGGAgacgccttcttctcagggcggtgttggtggttaTGATGGCTCTGGTTCCGGTTCCGCGGCGTCTGTTGCTGGCGGGGATGTGGACTTGCAGCGGATTTATCAGGAGCAGTTTGGGGGGCAGGGTTATGAAGGTTGGGGGAACTGA
- a CDS encoding hypothetical protein (COG:S; EggNog:ENOG503NZ18) has translation METLRLRARLPVEDEIENWDDEDFVIDGDDLTFQSQSNSANLPTNRRDSQSSFRSEFESIHGEEEKQVHLPGDDEKSTLDAIAAAEKAGVPIPKNVPPSALMGGTIKRLGGRKLKKVIQEDWVDDLEFPDMGQSLQFKPRDGSQFPEVLRQVSNSTTNSPLKPSRKSLTIAQEDRKENSSSSISNSYIDLERFRDNEDDDDFFGDGMETIKVSKRRQTPKPISLITPPTPKKSNIDKPADGEDDFEKDFELPSDGKLQLSTRRDVPKTPTFNTMMDDFEWAEGSLGTRFGGTRRDLMSCRSSSVSAMSPSIASSIITESEDELFEGIILPHGPLDLGERLRRRRQSSRSPVRNIAPVPPIKEEKEEEKEDFLAGLVLGDGDVFDSRKLTLHRNIQVKETRPISPARPKASVALKFTNKPVTTSRLPRPMGPAVNHERSNTQSSLSSLEPVSESGGPIARTTHSRRSLSRLGGGLGHSAQSSVASVTSMGSLSSIATPPTPSSAQTVTPAPSTPSRRRELGQKTSMALRQAGPTTTSAQLLRSKRSLPALRNLPSPARGSATVRGYERPPSRTDYSARGPPTLRPKTPVEHLRSSESSAAQARKAPVPFLPAGASLSQSHNINAKSSRVFRRHDSETSIEYRPGSRTVSRSTIRSPSPRRYRPSEKATADGAWSKLSMPRRVKNFGDGHELDAFDDLPTSTQAEAKFLKQPVSGGAKTHMRSKTLQNILPDRAITTPSPIAPFVAPRVDSVPSFARDTTASRIARETSLAQRNPSGPLAPLTAQRVAQLSSARGTLNISQPPTLAAKGTRKMRRSPQAKPHLISNLNPPREAKTVGGMFYNPETFKWEGNDNVLHAFEAPASTTPSTTSVPRYVMRERENATPRPALITNIGATKGVQVVGGMVFDPQAMCWLKLGPQSNSKSKQQAQQPDALDGFNALDDEDDVFKDIPDLEERTMASSDGGNGRASEIKDDWLVGEEFDVGPEFVRRQREEEDRWRKKCSSWISDQVDRGDAWKWAIRDIVKQSLAD, from the exons ATGGAAACCTTACGTCTAAGAGCTCGTCTGCCGGTCGAGGACGAGATTGAGAATTGGGACGATGAAGACTTTGTGATTGATGGTGACGATCTCACCTTTCAGAGCCAGTCCAACTCGGCCAACCTTCCCACCAACCGTCGCGATTCGCAATCATCCTTCCGATCCGAGTTCGAGTCCATccatggagaggaggaaaagcaGGTCCACCTGCCCGGCGACGATGAGAAGTCCACCCTGGATGCCATCGCAGCTGCCGAAAAGGCCGGCGTTCCGATCCCCAAAAATGTACCACCATCCGCCCTTATGGGGGGCACCATCAAGCGTCTTGGGGGGAGAAAATTGAAAAAGGTAATCCAGGAGGATTGGGTCGACGATCTCGAATTTCCCGACATGGGCCAGTCGCTCCAGTTCAAACCCCGCGATGGCTCCCAGTTCCCCGAAGTCCTGCGCCAAGTTAGTAATTCAACAACAAACAGCCCTCTGAAGCCATCCAGGAAGTCGCTCACCATTGCTCAGGAGGATCGCAAGGAGAACAGTTCGTCctccatcagcaacagctACATCGACCTGGAGCGGTTCCGCGAcaacgaggacgacgatgacttTTTCGGAGATGGCATGGAGACAATCAAAGTGTCTAAGAGGCGCCAGACTCCCAAGCCTATCTCTTTGATCACCCCGCCGACCCCGAAAAAGTCCAACATTGACAAACCCGccgatggagaggatgattTCGAAAAGGACTTTGAACTTCCATCGGATGGAAAACTTCAGCTGTCGACAAGGAGGGACGTGCCAAAGACGCCCACTTTCAACACCATGATGGATGACTTTGAGTGGGCCGAAGGCAGTCTCGGGACAAGATTCGGTGGCACTCGTCGCGATCTCATGTCGTGCCGTAGCTCCTCCGTCTCGGCCATGAGTCCCAGCATAGCAAGCTCGATCATTACCGAGAGCGAGGATGAGTTGTTTGAGGGCATTATCCTGCCTCATGGACCGCTGGATTTGGGAGAGAGGCTCCGACGTCGTCGTCAGAGCAGTCGCTCCCCTGTGCGCAACATTGCTCCCGTCCCGCCGAtcaaggaggaaaaggaagaggagaaggaggatttCCTTGCTGGCCTCgttcttggcgatggcgatgtcTTTGACTCACGTAAATTAACTCTTCATCGCAATATTCAGGTGAAGGAGACGAGGCCTATCAGTCCGGCCCGTCCCAAGGCCTCTGTCGCCCTCAAATTCACCAACAAGCCTGTCACCACCTCTCGCCTGCCTCGTCCCATGGGTCCGGCAGTGAACCACGAGAGGTCCAACACTCAATCATCCCTGTCCTCGTTGGAGCCTGTCTCTGAGAGCGGTGGGCCGATCGCTCGCACCACTCACAGCAGACGATCATTGTCTCGCCTGGGAGGTGGTCTTGGCCATTCGGCGCAGTCTTCAGTCGCCAGCGTGACTAGCATGGGCAGCCTCAGTAGTATCGCGACCCCCCCTACTCCGTCTTCAGCACAGACTGTCACCCCCGCCCCGTCCACCCCATCTCGGAGGAGAGAACTTGGTCAAAAGACCTCGATGGCTCTCAGACAGGCCGGGCCAACGACCACAAGTGCTCAGCTGCTCCGATCTAAGAGGTCGTTGCCTGCGTTGCGAAATCTACCATCTCCTGCTAGAGGCTCGGCGACGGTCCGGGGGTACGAGCGCCCCCCATCCCGGACGGACTACTCGGCACGAGGCCCTCCCACTCTCCGGCCAAAGACGCCGGTGGAGCATTTGCGGTCCTCTGAGAGTTCGGCGGCCCAAGCCCGCAAGGCGCCCGTGCCTTTTCTCCCGGCCGGGGCGTCACTCTCGCAATCGCACAACATCAACGCCAAGTCGTCGCGGGTGTTCCGGCGACACGATTCCGAAACCAGTATTGAGTACCGGCCAGGCTCTAGAACGGTTTCTCGCTCTACAATACGCTCGCCTAGTCCGCGCAGGTATCGCCCGTCTGAGAAGGCCACGGCCGATGGGGCCTGGAGCAAACTGAGCATGCCGCGCCGAGTGAAGAACTTTGGTGACGGGCACGAACTGGATGCCTTTGACGATCTGCCGACATCGACTCAGGCGGAGGCCAAGTTCCTCAAGCAACCCGTTAGCGGCGGGGCCAAGACGCACATGCGGAGCAAGACTCTTCAAAACATCCTTCCCGATCGGGCCATCACGACCCCGTCGCCCATTGCACCGTTTGTTGCCCCCCGGGTCGATAGCGTGCCCAGCTTTGCCCGCGATACCACCGCGAGCCGAATTGCCCGGGAAACCAGTCTCGCTCAACGCAACCCCTCCGGCCCGCTGGCCCCACTAACGGCTCAGCGGGTCGCCCAGCTATCGTCTGCCAGGGGTACGCTCAATATTTCCCAGCCACCGACTCTAGCGGCCAAGGGTACACGCAAAATGCGGAGATCCCCACAGGCGAAGCCCCATTTGATATCCAATCTGAACCCCCCGAGAGAGGCAAAGa CGGTTGGTGGAATGTTTTATAACCCCGAGACCTTCAAGTGGGAGGGCAACGACAATGTGCTGCACGCCTTCGAGGCCCcggcttccaccaccccctctaCGACCTCGGTGCCAAGATATGTcatgagagagagggaaaacgCGACACCGCGTCCGgctctcatcaccaacatcggCGCCACCAAGGGCGTTCAGGTTGTGGGCGGCATGGTTTTCGATCCTCAAGCCATGTGCTGGCTCAAGCTTGGGCCACAGTCCAACAGcaagagcaagcagcagGCTCAGCAACCTGACGCCCTGGATGGATTCAACGCCCtggatgacgaagacgatgtCTTCAAGGACATTCCCGATCTTGAGGAGCGTACCATGGCCTCTAGCGACGGTGGCAACGGGCGCGCCAGCGAGATCAAGGACGACTGGCTCGTgggcgaggagtttgacgTCGGCCCCGAATTTGTTCGTCGGCagcgggaagaggaggaccgCTGGAGAAAGAAGTGCTCCTCCTGGATCAGCGACCAGGTGGACCGCGGCGATGCCTGGAAGTGGGCGATTCGCGACATTGTCAAGCAGAGCCTTGCCGACTAG
- a CDS encoding hypothetical protein (EggNog:ENOG503PH53), giving the protein MPPPTKYINRWEDIKDDVFEIIYNMKAPLSAEDKDQLVKAMRERGYNIGWNGLRR; this is encoded by the exons ATGCCGCCACCGACCAAGTATATCAACCGCTGGGAGGACATCAAAGACGACGTCTTTGAAATCATTTACAACATGAAAGCCCCCTTGTCGGCTGAAGACAAGGACCAGCTGGTGAAGGCCATGCGTGAGCGTGGCTATAACATTGGCTGGAATGGCCTTCG TAGATGA
- a CDS encoding hypothetical protein (EggNog:ENOG503PDT9; COG:S) codes for MVRWDNQSNSDLLTCLYDVYSKEMGREVQAQIVDKMKSKGHEDVNWDKIRL; via the exons ATGGTTCGCTGGGATAACCAGTCCAACTCGGACCTCCTCACCTGCTTGTATGACGTCTACAGcaaggagatggggagggaagtCCAGGCGCAGATCGTGGACAAGATGAAGAGTAAGGGCCACGAGGACGTCAACTGGGACAAGATTCG GCTGTGA
- the COF1 gene encoding cofilin (EggNog:ENOG503P2XC; COG:Z) yields MANHTHASNSATVNEECITAYNDLKLNKKYKYVIFKLSDDNKEIVVDSTSESGPEYDDFREKLINAKTKSKTGAVGKGPRYAVYDFEYNLASGEGVRNKITFIAWSPDDAGIMAKMVYASSKEALKRALPGIATEVQANDADDIEYDSLVKTVSKGTAA; encoded by the exons atGGCTAACCACACACATGCATCAAACAGCGCCACCGTCAACGAGGAGTGCATAACCGCCTACAACGacctcaagctcaacaagaagTACAAGTACGTCATCTTCAAGCTCTCGGACGACAACAAGGAGATTGTCGTCGACAGCACCTCGGAGAGCGGCCCCGAGTACGACGACTTTCGCGAGAAGCTCATCAACGCCAAGACGAAGAGCAAGACC GGCGCCGTAGGCAAGGGTCCCCGCTACGCTGTCTACGACTTTGAGTATAATCTCGCTTCTGGGGAGGGTGTCCG GAACAAGATCACCTTCATCGCTTGGTCCCCTGATGATGCCGGTATCATG GCCAAGATGGTCTACGCCTCCTCCAAGGAGGCCCTCAAGCGCGCCCTCCCCGGCATCGCCACCGAGGTCCAGGCCAACGACGCCGACGACATCGAGTACGATTCGCTCGTCAAGACGGTGAGCAAGGGGACTGCTGCTTAA
- a CDS encoding hypothetical protein (EggNog:ENOG503PDT9; COG:S): MNKNWNDRADKDLFFTILSVKNIGVISGSEWTTIGNHMRSMGYGFTNEGCRQHFQGLRRAQNKADSSTVNPDNSPRKIDPTLNPITRRPGPGRGRPRKNPAPPTAADHAAAAAAAAIAAAGPGQAPGVAPGGGPGLAPSVAPGSVPGVAPGPPGAPVSSAPPTPQQITSVPVPVIPGMPAPPPGVQMHPMYAQNVQAQVQTPVRPPSRPINAGGAPPAQMESPDDLAVDPNLEDDSDEHMAKRQRLDDSQSGSLDDEAMMNALSAHNEPTPGDYSQE, translated from the exons ATGAACAAGAACTGGAACGACCGGGCCGACAAGGACCTGTTCTTCACCATCCTGTCCGTCAAGAACATTGGCGTCATCAGTGGCAGCGAATGGACCACCATCGGCAACCATATGCGCTCCATGGGCTATGGCTTCACCAACGAAGGATGTCG CCAGCACTTCCAAGGCCTTCGTCGTGCTCAGAACAAGGCCGATTCCAGCACTGTCAACCCCGACAACAGTCCCAGAAAGATTGATCCCACCTTGAACCCCATCACACGGAGACCGGGACCTGGCCGAGGCCGCCCAAGAAAAAATCCCGCTCCACCAACTGCTGCCgatcatgctgctgctgctgccgccgccgccattgccgccgccgggcCAGGACAAGCCCCCGGTGTGGCTCCTGGTGGCGGCCCGGGCTTAGCCCCTAGTGTTGCTCCTGGCTCCGTCCCGGGTGTGGCTCCTGGTCCTCCGGGGGCTCCCGTTTCCAGTGCTCCTCCGACGCCGCAACAAATCACCAGCGTTCCGGTGCCCGTCATCCCTGGCATGCCTGCTCCGCCGCCCGGTGTTCAGATGCATCCCATGTATGCTCAAAATGTCCAGGCTCAGGTGCAGACACCAGTTCGcccaccatctcggcccATCAATGCTGGTGGcgcaccaccagcccagatGGAATCCCCTGATGATCTTGCCGTGGACCCTAATCTGGAGGATGACTCGGACGAGCATATGGCTAAGCGGCAAAGGCTGGACGATTCGCAAAGTGGTTCGCTGGATGATGAAGCTATGATGAATGCCTTGTCAGCACACAATGAACCCACGCCGGGAGACTATAGTCAGGAGTGA
- the HSP60 gene encoding chaperonin (COG:O; EggNog:ENOG503NY3W; BUSCO:EOG09261J0P), translating to MQRALTRASVSSPLKAARVRSTQQLRFAHKELKFGVEGRAALLQGVETLAKAVATTLGPKGRNVLIESSFGSPKITKDGVTVARAISLKDKFENLGAKLLAEVASKTNEVAGDGTTTATVLARAIFAETVKNVAAGCNPMDLRRGIQAAVDNVVEYLQKHSRDITTSEEIAQVATISANGDEHIGKLIANAMEKVGKEGVITVKEGKTLLDELEVTEGMRFDRGFVSPYFITDAKAQKVEFEKPLILLSEQKISSAMDIIPALEISNKLRRPLVIIAEDFEGEALAVCILNKLRGQLEVAAVKAPGFGDNRKSILGDLAVLTNATVFSTELDVKLDKLTPDMLGSTGSITITKEDTILLNGDGSKDSIAQRCEQIRGVMADPTTSEYEKEKLQERLAKLSGGVAVIKVGGSSEVEVGEKKDRFVDALNATRAAVEEGILPGGGTALIKASINALKDLKPANFDQQLGVSIVRNAITRPARTIVENAGLEGSVIIGKLQDEYVNDFNKGFNSAKGEYVDMISAGILDPLKVVRTGLIDASGVASLLGTTEVAIVEAEDKTPPPMGGGMGGMGGMGGMM from the exons ATGCAGCGCGCACTCACGAGAGCGTCGGTCTCTTCCCCGCTCAAGGCCGCCCGCGTCCGTTCCACACAGCAGCTCCGCTTCGCTCACAAGGAGCTCAAGTTCGGTGTTGAGGGCCGCGCCGCTCTCCTTCAGGGTGTCGAGACCCTCGCAAAGGCCGTTGCTACCACCCTCGGTCCCAAGGGTCGCAATGTCCTCATCGAGTCCAGCTTCGGCTCCCCCAAGATCACCAAGG ACGGTGTAACGGTCGCccgcgccatctccctcaaggACAAGTTCGAGAACCTCGGTgccaagctcctcgccgAGGTCGCCTCCAAGACCAACGAGGTCGCCGGTGACGgtaccaccactgccaccgtCCTCGCCCGCGCCATCTTCGCCGAGACGGTCAAGAATGTCGCTGCCGGCTGCAACCCCATGGATCTCCGCCGCGGTATCCAGGCTGCCGTCGACAACGTCGTCGAGTACCTCCAGAAGCACAGCCgcgacatcaccacctctgAGGAGATTGCCCAGGTCGCCACCATCTCGGCCAATGGCGACGAGCACATTGGCAAGCTGATTGCCAACGCCATGGAGAAGGTCGGCAAGGAGGGTGTCATCACtgtcaaggagggcaagacTCTCCTCGATGAGCTCGAGGTCACCGAGGGCATGCGCTTCGACCGCGGCTTCGTTTCCCCCTACTTCATCACCGACGCCAAGGCCCAGAAGGTCGAGTTCGAGAAGCCCCTGATCCTCCTCTCTGAGCAAAAgatctcctccgccatggACATCATCCCCGCTCTCGAGATCTCCAACAAGCTCCGCCGTCctctcgtcatcatcgccgAGGACTTTGAGGGCGAGGCTCTTGCCGTCTGCATTCTCAACAAGCTCCGTGGCCAGCTCGAGGTTGCCGCCGTCAAGGCCCCCGGCTTCGGTGACAACCGCAAGTCCATCCTCGGCGATCTTGCTGTCctcaccaacgccaccgTCTTCAGCACCGAGCTCGATGTCAAGCTTGACAAGCTCACCCCTGACATGCTCGGCTCTACCggctccatcaccatcacgaAGGAggacaccatcctcctcaacggtGACGGCAGCAAGGACTCGATTGCTCAGCGCTGCGAGCAGATCCGTGGTGTCATGGCCgaccccaccacctccgagtacgagaaggagaagctccAGGAGCGCCTCGCCAAGCTCTCTGGCGGTGTTGCCGTCATCAAGGTCGGTGGCTCCTCCGAGGTAGAGGttggcgagaagaaggaccgCTTCGTGGATGCGCTCAACGCCACCCGCGCTGCCGTTGAGGAGGGCATCCTCCCGGGCGGTGGTACTGCCCTCATCAAGGCCTCCATCAACGCTCTCAAGGACCTCAAGCCCGCCAACTTTGACCAGCAGCTTGGTGTGAGCATCGTCAGAAACGCCATTACCCGCCCTGCCAGAACCATTGTTGAGAACGCCGGTCTTGAGGGCTCTGTCATCATCGGCAAGCTCCAGGACGAGTATGTCAATGACTTCAACAAGGGCTTCAACAGCGCCAAGGGCGAGTACGTTGACATGATCTCTGCTGGTATCCTTGATCCCCTCAAGGTTGTCCGCACTGGTCTTATTGATGCCTCTGGTGTTGCCTCTCTGCTTGGCACCACCGAGGTGGCGAttgtcgaggccgaggacaAGACGCCTCCTCCCATGGGCGGTGGTATGGGCGGCATGGGCGGCATGGGCGGCATGATGTAA
- a CDS encoding hypothetical protein (EggNog:ENOG503P2SA; COG:S) — MQHHHHHHHHHHHHQPHLLTTHYSSTKTKLDPYLTHHLLSSFSSRQEEATPAANMTELAFAQSFLSMLGGIQSKITHDHVEDPRRYTITTPYTLPHHPTLPKKFTRRTCATKAPPESITVTAVSPRNPPLSITLPSPLPVSTTSVLDIKNAISLQTGVPVQKIKLLHQKKPAQDSKTLRDVLAGEGKEQLELGLMIIGGAASVPEQKPPKQEDEMEVDSKEAEPQQQQQQQQQQPVAAPGQQSGREVLDTEEFWADLKGFLEQRVRDEGVAKEAVERFRLAWRS; from the exons atgcagcaccaccaccaccaccaccaccaccatcatcatcaccaacctcacctaCTCACTACTCACTATTcctcaacaaaaacaaaactgGATCCCTatctcacccaccacctcctgtcttctttttcctctagacaagaagaagcaacaCCAGCCGCGAACATGACCGAGCTAGCCTTCGCCCAATCCTTTTTGTCAATGCTGGGGGGTATCCAGTCCAAGATAACCCACGACCACGTTGAGGATCCGCGTCGATATACAATCACCACTCCT TAcaccctccctcaccaccccaccctGCCCAAGAAATTCACCCGCCGTACTTGCGCCACGAAGGCGCCCCCCGAATCTATCACCGTAACCGCCGTTTCCCCTCGCAATCCACCCCTATCCATtaccctcccctccccccttccagTCAGCACGACCTCAGTCCTGGATATCAAAAACGCGATCTCCCTCCAAACGGGTGTCCCAGTCCAAAAGATAAAGTTGCTGCACCAGAAGAAACCTGCTCAGGACTCCAAAACGTTGAGGGATGTCCtagcgggggaggggaaagaacAACTGGagctggggttgatgatcATTGGGGGCGCGGCGTCGGTGCCGGAACAGAAGCCGCCAAAACAGGAGGACGAAATGGAGGTGGACAGTAAGGAAGCGGaaccgcaacaacaacaacaacaacaacaacaacaacctgttGCGGCGCCCGGACAGCAAAGTGGACGGGAGGTGTTGGATACCGAAGAGTTTTGGGCTGATTTgaaggggtttttggagcAGAGGGTTAGGGATGAGGGTGTGGCCAaagaggcggtggagaggtttAGATTGGCTTGGAGGTcgtga
- a CDS encoding hypothetical protein (EggNog:ENOG503PH53) — MPPGRALSGKPTTVWDHDAHLTLLQAVIVRGEIKAECWDAIIAYTNLRGYNYTQGAALQHLQKLRRKDTAANDGPAEGSSANAPETPAKARGGKAAAKKTPGSNKRKGQAAAAGDNGTDNEEADPTPAPKKRRGVKKEAPKSDTIVKKEDSEDDHDSYGQPRAATTVYSADASRHVGIGYAG; from the exons ATGCCACCTGGACGTGCTCTTTCTGGAAAGCCGACCACGGTCTGGGATCACGACGCACACCTGACCCTGCTTCAAGCAGTGATTGTGCGTGGCGAGATCAAAGCCGAGTGCTGGGACGCCATCATTGCCTACACCAATCTCCGCGGCTACAACTACACCCAAGGCGCTGCACT TCAGCACCTCCAGAAGCTCCGGCGCAAGGACACCGCCGCCAACGACGGTCCTGCCGAGGGATCCAGCGCCAATGCCCCTGAGACCCCCGCCAAGGCCCGTGGTGGCAAGGCCGCGGCCAAAAAAACTCCCGGTTCCAACAAGCGCAAGGGTcaggccgccgctgctggtgACAACGGAACCGACAATGAGGAGGCCGatcccacccccgcccccaagAAGCGTCGCggtgtgaagaaggaggcccCCAAGTCTGACACGattgtcaagaaggaggactCGGAGGATGACCATGATTCGTATGGTCAGCCCCGCGCTGCCACGACGGTGTACTCGGCTGATGCCTC GCGCCATGTGGGCATTGGCTACGCCGGCTAA
- a CDS encoding hypothetical protein (EggNog:ENOG503PDT9; COG:S), producing MSDKRTTEKVGNTKWGNEPHEALAVGLYNVLIAQGVSLANSKDIVVDTMAHMGSPFTWEAIRPAVVESSRDPRWLVP from the exons ATGTCTGACAAGAGAACCACCGAGAAGGTTGGCAACACCAAATGGGGCAATGAGCCTCATGAAGCCCTTGCCGTGGGCCTCTACAATGTTCTGATCGCCCAAGGCGTTAGCCTGGCTAACAGCAAGGACATTGTGGTCGATACCATGGCTCACATGGGTTCGCCTTTCACTTGGGAGGCTATCCG CCCTGCAGTAGTCGAGTCGAGTCGAGATCCTCGTTGGCTAGTGCCATAA